The Natrinema caseinilyticum genomic sequence TGCTCGATTGTGAGCCCCGGAAGGGGGATAGCCTCGAGCTTCGCCCGGACCGGTCGTCGCGAAGAGATCCTGACGGTCACGCGCTCCCCCTCGTCGACCGCCATTTTCGGCGGTACGTTGAGGGAGATCGGGTGTTGCAAGCCGCAATTGACCCGGACGCGCCCTTCAGGTCCGACCTCGGTCACGATCCCTTGTCTTAACGACCCCGAACCGTTCGATTCGGAGCCGGTCTGTGTCACCGCGCGGAGCGGCGGCAAGACGCCCGCGTACTCCAGCTCGTCCCGCATCCCCCAGACCTCGTTGCGGAGGTATGGCGGCGTTGCGGCGTACCGTAAGACGGTGTTTACGAACCCGCCGTCGAATCGCCCCGTCTCGCCGTCCCGGTCGGGATAGACGAGCAGGCGATCGGCCCGAAAGATCGTCGCCGCGCGGGCGACGTATCCGAGTTTGCGAGTCGCCTCGCGTTTGTCCTCGGCTTCTCGGGTGAGCGACGACGGCACGAGTACGCTGACGGTCATGCCGAAACGCTTCGGCGCCGCGTCACTAGACTGTAGCGATCTATTACGGAGAGGCTCTTAAAAGAATAGCGGATTCGATCCCGGCTGTGAACGCCTCACACTCGCGAATTCGTGCCGAACAGACACACACTCGCGTTCGGATACCCATCGGGTATCTGATACTGGCGTGTGCCGAATTCGGTCGGCGAACCGTCACCACCGACTCGTGACCGCCGGGAGAACCCGCCGACTGCGATCAGCGAAGACGGTCGAAGTGTAGCGCCGCGTTCGTACTCGAGTCGTCGGTCGAATGTCTCCGGAACCGCCGTGCGCTAGCGTGCCGAGGCGGGGTTGATTCGCAACTCTTATACATCCTTCCCGGAGTAGGTATGAGTGCAGCAGGGCGCTGGTAGTGTAGTGGTATCACGTGACCTTGCCATGGTCACAACCTGGGTTCAAATCCCAGCCAGCGCATTTCTCCGAACACAACGATCACGAGCGTCGCGGAGCAACGCGAGTATATCGTGTTCGAGGAAATGGTTTTGATTTGAAACATACCGGGGTTCTACGAGTGAAGCGAGCAGGTTCCCGGGAGCGGTTCAAATCCCAGCCAGCGCATTTTCCGCCGTCCACGGTCGACGAGTAAAGCGAGGAGACCGGACGGCGGAAATCGCTCTGGATTCGAATCAGACCAGTCGCAGCGCCGAGCGAAGCGAGGTGTTCGTCTGGGCGTGGGTCAAATCCCAGCCAGCGCATTTCTCCACCCGGGGTACTAGTCTAATCGATAGAAAAACACCAGCAACAATTCCATAGTATAGTGGACTTTTGCAGTCTAAAACAGGGTATTAGATTAACATCTGGATATATATCCGAGCATTTATTGCCCAATATAATCTCTGCCCGAGTATGAAACCGAGGGATCGGAAAAGCGTCGTCGTCCCAGCTGTGGCTCCGAGTTCCGCCGCGTGCATCCGGTCGCTCGGATCACGGGGCATACGAACGATCGCCGTCTCCGAAACCGAAGCCGCCCCCGAATTTCACTCGAGACACTGCGACGAGACGCTCGTCGTTCCGGATCCCGAGACGGATTTCCTCGGGTACAAAGACGCGCTTCTCGGACTCGCGAAACGGCCGTCCGTTCAGACGATTACCCCGCTTCGAGAGGAGGACGTCTGGGCGCTCGCGAAGTACAGGTCGGAGTTTGCGACGCACATCACGCCGCTCTGGCCGACCGTCGAGTCGCTCCGGACGGTGTACGACAGGGTGGAGCTGATGAACGCCGCCAGCGAAGCGGGAGTGGCGGTACCGGAGACGAGCACGTTCGACGAGGTCGACGACTGGGGTCACGAACAGATCGCGAAACCCCGGTACGCGATCCTCACGGACGAGTACGTCGCCTCCATGTCGTCGACCGAAGTCGTTCACCCTGGTTCGGTGTCGTTTCTCCAACCCGGCCACAGACCGGACCGCGAAGAACTGGTCTCGGAGATGGGACACGTTCCGATCGTCCAGGAGTACGTACCGGGTCCCGAATACGCGCTTTGGGCGCTCTACGACCGGGGTGACGTCGTCGCGACCTGCCAGAAACACCAGCTTCGAGGGTACTCCTACGCCGGAAACACGAGCGTGGCACGACAAACCACGTCGATTCCGGACCTCGAGACGGCGGGACGACGGTTGCTCGAGGCGCTCGACTGGCACGGCCCCGTCTCGGTTCAGTTCGTGAGAAACGAAGCGACGGGCGAGTTCACGCTCCTCGAGATCAATCCGCGGTTCTGGGTGTCGTTGGAGTGTCCCCTTCAGGCCGGGGTCGATTTCGCGTACTACTACTGGTGTCTCGCGTGCGATTTACCCGTCCGAGCCGAATCGGACTACGAACCGGGCGTCGCGACACACCTCTTGCGCGGCGAACTGTTACACATTCTCAGTATTCTGCGAGAAGAGAATCCGTTGGTCGAACCGCCATCGCTGCCGGGCACGGTATGGGACGTCGCATCGTCGATCCGTCGCCAACCGCACTTCGACTATCTCAGCGTAACCGATCCCGGCCCCTTCGTCCGCGACGTCCTCAACACGGGATACGAACTGTTCGGAACCGCTCCTGATGCGTCCAGTTCACCGTCCGGGGAACGGGCCACCGACTCGTCCGACGCGTCCAGTGCCGCGTCGAAGCCGCCGACCGACGCCTCGGCAGGGGCGATCCACAATCCCGATCGGCGCTGATTCCAGGAGAGATGTCGACCGAGGACGGCCCGGGACCCCTTCCAACGGACCGATCGAACGGCTCCGGCGAGCGAGGCCGTCAGCGAGGGGGATCGAGCGCGCGGTGAGAAATTACGCGCCGCTCGCGGCTGCCCGCCGCCCGGCTCGGACCCGTCACCGCAAGCAACGCACCGGAACGGGCGTTACTCCGTGATTGACTCGTCCCGAACCGTCAGCACCGGAATCAGTGACGTCCGAACGAGGTGTTCGGTGACGCTTCCGAGGAGATACCGGTCGAAACCCGTCCGACCGTGCGTGCCGACGACGACGAGGTCGACGTCGTTGTCCTCGACGAACGAGCGGACCGTCTGGTGAATCGAAGTTCCGTATTCGACTGTCTCAGCGACCGACTCGACGCCAGCATCCGTCGCGTAGTCGGAGGCGTCCTCGAGAATTTCGTTCGCGCTTTCCTCCAGCAACGAGATCTGAATGTCGGTCCTGACGTCGACGCCGAGAGTCCTCGTATCGATAACGGAGAGGAGGTGCAGCGCCGCGCCCTCGGCGTTCGCGACGTCGGTTCCGATCGCGAGCGCCGCCGTCGCACAATCGCTCCCGTCGGTCGGGACCAGAACGGTACGATACGGATACGTCGGCGTTTCGCCGTCGCTGTCCGGTCGTATCGTCAGCACCGGGACGGGTGATGTCCTGACGACGCGTTCCGTCGTGCTCCCGAGCATGAAACGCTCGAGGCCAGTCCGTCCGTGGGTCGGCATCGCGACGAGATCGACGTCGTTCGACTCCGCGTACTCGATGATCGAGCTGTACGGGTCCCCGTCGTAAACCGCCGTGACGACGTCGATCCCGCGTTCCCGTGCACAGTCGGCGTCGTCGCGAACGTGCCGTTCGCCCTCCCGCTCGAGGACGTCGAGAACCTCACCACCCATCCGAAGAACGGCGTCTTTCCTCGTGTTTGCTACGTTGAGGATGTGAACCGTCGACTCGTGGGCGGCCGCGATATCGAGGACGTGGTCGAACGCGACCGACGCCCCCTGGCTACCATCGGTGGGAAAGAGGATGCTGGTGAACATGGTGTCGCTCTCGAACCCGGATCACTCCCGAACGTCGAGTGCCCCTTCCTCGGCGGTCTCAGCCGCCCGCCACCAGACGAGCTCGAATTCGATGCTCTGTTTCGCCTCCGTGTCCCCGTCGGACCAGTCCGATTCTCCCTCGAGTTTGAACGTAACCGGTTCCGTCGGATCCAGTCGCACCGTCTGCCCCTCGAGTTCGAGCGTCACGTCGCCGTCGCCCTCGAGTTGGTCGGCCAGTTCGCGGAAATAGTCGGCGATTTCCGATCGCGACCGTCGCGCCTCCGTTTCGAGTTCTCCCATACGAATCGGCACACCGAAAGCGGGTATAAACGTGGAGGACACTCCTCAACCGAGTTGACTACCGGTTCGAAAGACAGGTAGCGGGGGAGTCGGCGGTTCGTCGGTCGATCGGTCCCGTTCCACGGCCGGGCGTCGAGCCGATCCGAGTCGTGACCGGGGGAGAGGCCGTCTTATTCCGAGAGATCCTGCAGCGCCAGGCTGAGGTTCCGCGTGTTGGCCTTCCAGAACGCGTCGAAGATGACACCGAGAACCGGGACGGACCCGCCGACGGCGTCGACGGCGACGACCGCGAGCATGCGGAGCAGCGTCGACCGAGAGACGCCCATCCGGGCGGATTCGGCGACGATATACAGCGAGACGACCGCGGCCGCGGAGTCGCCGGCACCCGGGAGGATCCCGGCGATCGGGTCCAGCCCGAATCGAAACTCCGTTCCCGGGACTCGGATCCCCTTGTCGAGAGCGTGAGCAACCGTCTGCATTCGGTCGAGCGCTGCCCTGTCGATGGATTCGGGGAGGTCCCCATCGAACTTCTCGAGGGTCGATCGGACTCCGTCCGTCGCGTCAGTTTCCATGACCGTTGTTCGAAGCGGACGAGGATAAACGCGACGGCGGCCGTTGCAAGCGATATGGGCCAGAGGTGCGGGAACTGGTACCGGTCCGAATCGAGCGCGACTGTCGTCCGTCGGTCTGCCGGTTGCGATCCGTCGGCCGATCGGCCGTGATACCGTCGCTCGGTGACGTGGTGTCGCTGCCGGAGACGAACCACCGTGGAACGCGGTCTCTCGCCAGTGCGAGCGAAACCAACAGACGCGAACAATGAAACGCGAACAACGAGACACGAAGAACACCACTGACACACGGCTGGCGGTCGTCGCGTGGGGCGGCGTTGGCGGCCCCCGAAGAAAACGACAGAGCGGAAGCGGACGGCAACCACGTATTTCCGGTGGAAAAGCCGATATTTCCGCCCGGGTACTGACGCATCGTCGACTCGGTACCGACAGTTCACACTAAATCGTCACTGAAGCCGTCGTTTAACGGACGCTATTCACGATCCCTTTACTTTCACAGATCGGGACTATTATTAGCGACGAGTGGCTTTTATACTATGAGTAACTACAGTCTAATACACGATTGAACGATCAGATCTAGCAATGCAGACGGAACTATCACCCGCAGACGGTACGGCCGACCTCCAGTACGACCAGCCCAACGACCGCTACGTCTTCCACCACGACAGCGACAGCACCGCGACGATCACCACGACCATCGTCCACGCGCTCGCATCAATCGCCGACACGGACGTCTCACAGGGAGAATTCTCCCTGTACGACAGCGTCGATCCGGACGCCTTGGACCGGATCTTCAGCTCCAAAGCGGACGGCACCGAGCGGACTGGTGGCCACATCGCGTTCACCGCACTGGAACACGAAGTGTACGTCTACGCGAACGGAGACGTCATCATTTACCCGCCGGCGGAGACGCCGCGGCCGACACCGTCGAACTGAATTCGGCGCCCCGGCCCCGTCACCCTGATCGTTTTTCGGAACGCGCCCGGCGACGCGCTGAGCGTCGCGGCCGAGCGGAGCGGGCCCGTCGAAAGCTTGCCGTTCGACGCGCGAACCGTCGTCGGCCGCACGGAGTCGTCGACCGCACGGAGTCGTCGACCGTACGGGTTTAGGGTCGTACGCGGCGAACGAACCGAACATGACGGTAGTCGCACTACTGAGCGTCGCACCGGTGATCGAGACGAGCATGGCGAGTGAAGTCGCGAAGGCGGTCGACGCGCTCGAGGAGTACGACGTCCGGTACGAGACGAACCCGATGGGGACGGTAATCGAAGCCGAAACGACGGACGAACTCTTCGCGGCCGCACAGGCCGCCCACGACGCCGTCGACGGCGACCGGGTGAGCACCGTCCTGAAGATCGACGACAAACGGGCCCGAACCGGCCGAGCATCGGAGAAGGTGTCGGCCGTCGAAGCGGAACTCGGTCGACCGGCTCGAAGCACCGAGGAGTGACCGCGCTGGATTCCGCCGCCTCGAGTTTCTCGGCACGAGCGCGTCTCGTCGCGACGGCCGCGGTGGAGCGGCCCGGGGAAAGTGGCGAACGCGCCGGATCCGTCGGGGAGTGTCGACCCCCGAGTGTCGGTGCGGACCCGTCGACGGCGGTCGGTCGCGAACGGACAAACGGTTTTACCACGGAGACTGAATCCAGTCGCATGGAAAGTCTCAATCGGATGGCGATCGAGCTGGTCGACGAAGCCCTCGATTACGCCGAGGAGCTGAACATCGGGGGATACGACCTCGAGAACGAATCGACGGTGCTGGACTTCGGACTCGAGTTCGAGGGCGGGATCGAGGCCGGGCTGTTGCTCACCGAGATTCAGACGGCCGGAATGGCGACGCCGAGCTACGAACTGAGCGAACTCGGTGACGCGACGATTCCCGTCGTCGAGCTATCGACGGATCAACCGGCGCTCTCGCTGCTGTGTTCGCAGAAGGCCGGCTGGGAACTGACGACGGACGATTTCGAAGGGCTCGGAAGCGGCCCGGCCAGGGCGCTCGTGGCCGAAGAAGAGGAATTCCGTCGCGTTGGATACACCGACGCGTTCGACCTGACCGCGCTGGCGGTCGAGACGGACGAGGAACCGACCGAAGCCGCGGCCCAGCAGGTCGCCGACCTCGCCGAGGTCGAATCGAGCAGCGTCTTCCTGCTCGCGTATCGGACCGCGAGCATCGTCGGCAGCATCACGAACGCCGCTCGAGCGGCCGAGCTCGCGACGTTCCGGCTCGCCGAACTGGGATACGACCCGATCGACATCGTCTCGGCGACCGGACGCGCACCGGTCGCGCCCGTCGCGGGCGACGAGCGAACCGCCATCGCGCGAACGACCGACGCGGTCGCCTACGGCGGTCGAGCGCATCTCACCGTCCGGGAAGACGCCGACGTCTTCGATTCGGTGCCGTCGACGGCCGCCGAGGATCACGGCCGCCCGTTCGGTGACGTCTTCGATGACCTCGAGTGGGAGTTCGAGGACGTGCCGTCGGATCTCTTCGCACCCGCGACGGTGACGATCGACGTGATCGGCGGGCCGACGCACGTCTACGGCGAAACCGACGAGGACGTGCTCGTCGACTCGTTCGGGCTGTAGAGCGGAGACGGCGGAGAAACGAGAAGAGCGGGCGCTAGTCGTCCGAGAGGTGACCGGGCGTCCACTCGCCGTCGAACGCCTGGTGTGTGAACGGTTTCGCGTCGTCGCCCGCGTAGGTGGCGACGAGGTGGCCGTCGCCTTCGAGGTGGTACTTGTAGGTCGTCAGCCCCTCGAGACCGACGGGACCGCGGGCGTGGATTTTGCCCGTGCTGATGCCGACCTCGGCGCCGAGCCCGAATCGGTAGCCGTCGGCGAATCGGGTCGAGGCGTTGTGGAAGACGCTGGCCGAGTCGAGGCTCCGCATGAAGGTGCTCGCGCGCTCGGCGTCCTCGGTCACGATCGAGTCGGTGTGCTTCGAGCCGTGGGTGGTGACGTGATCGATCGCCGTCTCGAGCGAGTCGACGACCCTGATCGAGACGATCAGATCGCCGTACTCGGTGTCCCAGTCGGCGTCGGTCGCCGCCTTCACGTCGACGATTTCGCGGGAGGCCCCGTCGCCGCGCATCTCGACGCCGGCGGTCTCGTACCGGTCCGCGATCGCCGGCAGGAACTCGTCGGCGACCGCCTCGTGGACGAGCAGCGTCTCGACGGCGTTGCAAACCGCGGGGTACTGGACCTTGGCGTCGTAGGCGATCTCCTCGGCCATCGAGAGATCGGCCTCGTCGTCGACGTAGACGTGACAGATCCCTTCCGTGTGTCCGAGGACGGGAATGCTCGTGTTGTCCTGGATGTAGGCGACGAACTCGGAGCTTCCCCGCGGCATGAGGAGATCGATCGACTCGTCCATCTCGAGCAGCGCGTCGACGTCCTCGCGGGCTTCGATGTGCTGTGCCCAGCCGTCCGGAATCCCGGCGTCGGCCGCGGCGTCCGTGATGATCTCGAACAGGGTCCGATTGGAGTGAAGCGCCTCGCTGCCGCCTTTCAGGATCACCGCGTTCCCGGATTTGAGGCCGAGTGCGGCGATCTGAACCAGCGCATCGGGTCGGGACTCGAAGACCGTCCCGACGACGCCGATCGGGGCGGCGACCTTGTAGAGTTCGAGGTCCTCGTCGAGTTTCCGCGCCGAGAGCGTCTTCCCGAGCGGATCGGTCTGTTCCGCGACGCTGCGGACCATCTCGGCGATGCTCTCGATCTTCGACTCGGAGAGCTTCAGCCTGTCGACCAGCGCCTGCGTGTACTCACCGTCTTCGAGCATCCGTTCGCCCTCGGCGACGTCCGTCTCGTTGGCGTCCAGGATCTCGTCGGGTCGCGCTTCGATCGCGTCGGCGATCTCGTGTAGCGCACCGCTCCGGGCCTCGTCGGACAGTTTCGCGAGCTCCAGGGCCGCGTTCTGTGCCTCCTCGACGTCTCGTTCGATGTCAGTCTCAGTCATCGCTCACACCGTTTATGGGGACGAATATGGTGCCCACCGGTTTGGCAGTAGCGATCTTCTCCAGGACGTCGGCTTCGGTCGACTTCGCGATGACGGCCGGAATGCCGTGTTCGCTGACGTCGCGTGCGCCCTCGACTTTCGTCTGGATGCCGCCGAACCCGTCGGACGTGCTCTCGGTGACGATTTCCTGGACCGTATCGTAGTTGGTCCCGACCGCCTCGATGCGCTCCGCGTCCGCGTCCTCCTTCGGGTTCCCGGTGTAGACGCCGCCGACGTCGGTCAGCGTGACCAGCAGGTCGGCGTCGACGCCCATCGTCGCCGCGGCCGAGAGCATGTCGTTGTCGCCGATCCGAATCTCCTCGGTCGCGACCGCGTCGTTCTCGTTGATTATCGGGACGACGCCCCAGTCCAGCAGCGTCTCGACGGTGTTCCGGAAATTCGTAAAGCGCTCGGGGTTCTCGAGATCGTGCTGGGTCAACAGAAGCTGAGCGACCTTCCGATCGTACCGCCCGAAGCTTTCGGTGTAGCGGTGCATGAGGTGGCTCTGACCGACGGTCGACAGGGCCTGTGACTCCTCGACGGTCCCCGTCGACGCCGCGATCCGACCCGTGCCGGCCCCGATCGCGCCCGACGAAACGAGGATGACCTCCTTGTTCCGAGTCAGGAGGGCTTCGATATCGTCGACCAGCTTGTCGAGCTTCTCGTCGTCGAGGTTCGACGCCGAGTCCGTCAGGGAGTTCGTCCCGGCCTTGACGACGACCCGCTCCGCGTCGGCCGCCACCCGTCGCGCCTTCGCGACGGTCGCGTCCTCGAGTCCCTTAGACATCGTCCTCACTGCCGAACTCGGCCGCGAGTTCCGCGGAGCGCTCTTCGGCCGCCGTCACCGCCGCGGTGACGTCCGCCCGAACGTCACTGTTCCAGAGGACTTCCATTCCCTCGATGGTCGTCCCGTTCGGCGAACAGACGGCGTCGATCAGATCGTCTACGTCCTCGTCCGACCGGAGGACGGTTTCGGCCGCCCCTTTGAACGTCTGTGCGGCCAGCGTCTCAGCGTCGTCCGCCTCGAGCCCGCCGTCGACGCCCGCCTCGGTCATCGCCTGGATGAGATAGAAGACGAACGCGGGGCCGCTGCCGTTGACGGCCGTCGCGATGTCCATCTGCGCCTCGTCGATCTCGGCGTACTCGCCGACGTCGTCGAGCAGCGCCCGTACCTCGTCGGTGACGTTCTCCCCGGCAACGGCCGCGGCCATGTCCCCCGTCTCGGCCGCGAGGTTCGGCATGAGACGGACCACGTTCGCGTCGGTTCGCGTTTCGACGTAGTCGGTCGAGACACCGGCAGCGATAGAGAGAAGCGTCTGCTCCGGAGAGAGCTCGAGATCCTCGAGGACCGCGCCGACGATATCCGGCTTCACGGCGACGACGACCACGTCGGCGTCGGCCGCCTCCGAGACGTCCGACGTGGTTCGCTCGCAGTAGTCGGCGACCGACTCGAGTGCATCGGGATCGAGGTCACACGCGGTCACCGTGTGATTCCCGCCCCGCCAGAGGCCCTTTATCAGGGCGCTCCCCATGTTTCCGCAACCGATAACGCTCGTCTGTACCATCTTGTTCTAGCCGATGAGCCGAACCGGACATACCAACTTTGGTTTCGATCGGCCGTCAGACTCGAGCGATCGATCCAGTCACGGCCAGTGTCCGCGGACCGGCTACTGCGAGAGCGAAAATAATTGGTCGACCGAACGGCGGCCAGTCATACGGACTACTGTACGTCACTGCCGGTGCAACCGCGACCGTCCTGCGGTTGCACCGGTACATCGTTACAGCAGACCGTATCAGTCGTCGCCGTGGGCCGCCGCCTGCTGTTCGCGGACGTGTTCGACGATGTGTGCCGTCTCGGACACGAACTCTTCGTGATCCACCTCCGCCCCGTGGAGGATCGTCGAGAAGTGCCGGACGTTGCCCGCGACGGCGATCGCCTCCTCCAGTTCGGCGTCCGTCACGCCCTCGAGTTTCGCTTCCTCCTTGTGGAAGTGCGTACAGTACGGACACTGGATTGCCGCTGCCGCACTGAGGGCGACGAGCGCCTTCTCTCGTCGTGCGAGGTCCGTTTCCTCGAGCTCGAGATCCCGAACGATCTCCCAGCAGTGGTCCGCGCTCGACTCCGGGAGCGCGTCGATCCAGCTCGGGACTCGGCCGAGGTACGTTTCTATCTCCGTCTCCGTCTCGTTGGATACCATTCCTCTCCCCTCTGGATTTCGTATTCGTCGACAGGCGCGGAGTTGCCGGAGTCGACGGTGGAAACCCGATCGTGAGTACGATTCCCCGAGAAATGAACGTGACACACTAGTATTTGATACCGCGTACACTGGATTTGACACCATTCGTCCCAATCACAGGGACGTCGGTTTCACCACGAACCCCATCGCACGGACGGACGGCCCGTCGCCGGTCACGGGGAACAATTACTCCGCGTGCGGAAAGCCGCTCCGGACGAGGCGATCCGGCCGAACGGATCAGTCGACGGGGTGAACGTCGGTCACGGTGCCGACGCCTTTGCTCCGACCCTCGCGGAAGACGAATTTCTGGCCTTCTTCGACGAGGTACGGGCGGAATTTGAACCTGACCGTGGTCTCGCCCGTATCACCGGGGAGGAGCCGTCCGTCTTCGGGATAGAAGGCAGCGGCCTCGCCGATCGTCTCGAGGTGGACGACGGGTTCGTAGCCGTCACCGATCCGGGTGGGATGGTTGAGAACCATGACTTCGGCCTCGAACTCCCGGACAGGATCGGGATTGGCGTCGCGGGGAAGCAAGACCATGCCGCGTTCGATCGCGCTCTCCTTGATCCCCTTCAGCGCGATGCCGACGATCCGGCCCGCCTGGGCCTTGTCGACCCGGTGGTAGTG encodes the following:
- a CDS encoding RNA methyltransferase, which translates into the protein MTVSVLVPSSLTREAEDKREATRKLGYVARAATIFRADRLLVYPDRDGETGRFDGGFVNTVLRYAATPPYLRNEVWGMRDELEYAGVLPPLRAVTQTGSESNGSGSLRQGIVTEVGPEGRVRVNCGLQHPISLNVPPKMAVDEGERVTVRISSRRPVRAKLEAIPLPGLTIEQTDLRAALGREDAGVRIAASRFGEELTVGRLETLAGRIEGDGMTVAFGAPERGLPDILGIEASAVGAAQDAADDGDDGVEPTADPGFDLWLNTVPDQGSEVVRTEEALFATLAPLSLRE
- a CDS encoding amphi-Trp domain-containing protein, whose product is MGELETEARRSRSEIADYFRELADQLEGDGDVTLELEGQTVRLDPTEPVTFKLEGESDWSDGDTEAKQSIEFELVWWRAAETAEEGALDVRE
- a CDS encoding HalOD1 output domain-containing protein, producing MQTELSPADGTADLQYDQPNDRYVFHHDSDSTATITTTIVHALASIADTDVSQGEFSLYDSVDPDALDRIFSSKADGTERTGGHIAFTALEHEVYVYANGDVIIYPPAETPRPTPSN
- a CDS encoding DUF4112 domain-containing protein; translated protein: METDATDGVRSTLEKFDGDLPESIDRAALDRMQTVAHALDKGIRVPGTEFRFGLDPIAGILPGAGDSAAAVVSLYIVAESARMGVSRSTLLRMLAVVAVDAVGGSVPVLGVIFDAFWKANTRNLSLALQDLSE
- the proC gene encoding pyrroline-5-carboxylate reductase; the protein is MVQTSVIGCGNMGSALIKGLWRGGNHTVTACDLDPDALESVADYCERTTSDVSEAADADVVVVAVKPDIVGAVLEDLELSPEQTLLSIAAGVSTDYVETRTDANVVRLMPNLAAETGDMAAAVAGENVTDEVRALLDDVGEYAEIDEAQMDIATAVNGSGPAFVFYLIQAMTEAGVDGGLEADDAETLAAQTFKGAAETVLRSDEDVDDLIDAVCSPNGTTIEGMEVLWNSDVRADVTAAVTAAEERSAELAAEFGSEDDV
- the proB gene encoding glutamate 5-kinase; translated protein: MSKGLEDATVAKARRVAADAERVVVKAGTNSLTDSASNLDDEKLDKLVDDIEALLTRNKEVILVSSGAIGAGTGRIAASTGTVEESQALSTVGQSHLMHRYTESFGRYDRKVAQLLLTQHDLENPERFTNFRNTVETLLDWGVVPIINENDAVATEEIRIGDNDMLSAAATMGVDADLLVTLTDVGGVYTGNPKEDADAERIEAVGTNYDTVQEIVTESTSDGFGGIQTKVEGARDVSEHGIPAVIAKSTEADVLEKIATAKPVGTIFVPINGVSDD
- a CDS encoding universal stress protein, whose amino-acid sequence is MFTSILFPTDGSQGASVAFDHVLDIAAAHESTVHILNVANTRKDAVLRMGGEVLDVLEREGERHVRDDADCARERGIDVVTAVYDGDPYSSIIEYAESNDVDLVAMPTHGRTGLERFMLGSTTERVVRTSPVPVLTIRPDSDGETPTYPYRTVLVPTDGSDCATAALAIGTDVANAEGAALHLLSVIDTRTLGVDVRTDIQISLLEESANEILEDASDYATDAGVESVAETVEYGTSIHQTVRSFVEDNDVDLVVVGTHGRTGFDRYLLGSVTEHLVRTSLIPVLTVRDESITE
- a CDS encoding carboxymuconolactone decarboxylase family protein, which produces MVSNETETEIETYLGRVPSWIDALPESSADHCWEIVRDLELEETDLARREKALVALSAAAAIQCPYCTHFHKEEAKLEGVTDAELEEAIAVAGNVRHFSTILHGAEVDHEEFVSETAHIVEHVREQQAAAHGDD
- a CDS encoding MTH1187 family thiamine-binding protein → MTVVALLSVAPVIETSMASEVAKAVDALEEYDVRYETNPMGTVIEAETTDELFAAAQAAHDAVDGDRVSTVLKIDDKRARTGRASEKVSAVEAELGRPARSTEE
- a CDS encoding ATP-grasp domain-containing protein encodes the protein MKPRDRKSVVVPAVAPSSAACIRSLGSRGIRTIAVSETEAAPEFHSRHCDETLVVPDPETDFLGYKDALLGLAKRPSVQTITPLREEDVWALAKYRSEFATHITPLWPTVESLRTVYDRVELMNAASEAGVAVPETSTFDEVDDWGHEQIAKPRYAILTDEYVASMSSTEVVHPGSVSFLQPGHRPDREELVSEMGHVPIVQEYVPGPEYALWALYDRGDVVATCQKHQLRGYSYAGNTSVARQTTSIPDLETAGRRLLEALDWHGPVSVQFVRNEATGEFTLLEINPRFWVSLECPLQAGVDFAYYYWCLACDLPVRAESDYEPGVATHLLRGELLHILSILREENPLVEPPSLPGTVWDVASSIRRQPHFDYLSVTDPGPFVRDVLNTGYELFGTAPDASSSPSGERATDSSDASSAASKPPTDASAGAIHNPDRR
- a CDS encoding glutamate-5-semialdehyde dehydrogenase — its product is MTETDIERDVEEAQNAALELAKLSDEARSGALHEIADAIEARPDEILDANETDVAEGERMLEDGEYTQALVDRLKLSESKIESIAEMVRSVAEQTDPLGKTLSARKLDEDLELYKVAAPIGVVGTVFESRPDALVQIAALGLKSGNAVILKGGSEALHSNRTLFEIITDAAADAGIPDGWAQHIEAREDVDALLEMDESIDLLMPRGSSEFVAYIQDNTSIPVLGHTEGICHVYVDDEADLSMAEEIAYDAKVQYPAVCNAVETLLVHEAVADEFLPAIADRYETAGVEMRGDGASREIVDVKAATDADWDTEYGDLIVSIRVVDSLETAIDHVTTHGSKHTDSIVTEDAERASTFMRSLDSASVFHNASTRFADGYRFGLGAEVGISTGKIHARGPVGLEGLTTYKYHLEGDGHLVATYAGDDAKPFTHQAFDGEWTPGHLSDD
- the mch gene encoding methenyltetrahydromethanopterin cyclohydrolase: MESLNRMAIELVDEALDYAEELNIGGYDLENESTVLDFGLEFEGGIEAGLLLTEIQTAGMATPSYELSELGDATIPVVELSTDQPALSLLCSQKAGWELTTDDFEGLGSGPARALVAEEEEFRRVGYTDAFDLTALAVETDEEPTEAAAQQVADLAEVESSSVFLLAYRTASIVGSITNAARAAELATFRLAELGYDPIDIVSATGRAPVAPVAGDERTAIARTTDAVAYGGRAHLTVREDADVFDSVPSTAAEDHGRPFGDVFDDLEWEFEDVPSDLFAPATVTIDVIGGPTHVYGETDEDVLVDSFGL